TGGTGCTGCACGACGCGTGACACGGCAGGGCTGCACGCACCTCACATCGGACAACGACGTCGGTCCGTTCCACAAGGACGAGGTGGAACGGACCGGGTTCGCAGCACATGGCCGCTTCTCAACAGGGTCTCGTAGGGGGTCGGCCCCTTCGAGGCCCGGCTTGCGGATCGGGTGGGATGGTGGCTCTCCCCTCCTGCACCGCGTGCGGCCGGGCACGTGCGGATCAGGTGGCAGGCGCCGGGGTGACGACGGGGGTGCCGAAGCCGCCCTTGTCGTTGCCGGGGTAGGCGTAGATGCTGCCGTTGGTGTGGATGGCGATCAGGTCGCTCTTCTGGTCGCCGTTGAAGTCGGCTTCGGAGAGCAGGCGCATGCTCTGCCAGCCACGGCCGGTCCTGCTCGCGGTATTGAAGGTGCCGTTGCCCTTGCCGGAGTAGAGGTACAGGTCTCCGCTGTTGTGGACGGCGTAGATGTCTGCCTTGCCGTCGCCGGTGAAGTCCCCGGCGGAGAGCATGCGCATGTTGGTCCAGCCGGTGCTGGTCACGCTCCCCGAGGCGAAGTTCTTGCCGTTGCCCGGGTAGAAGAAGAGGTTGCCGTTGGTGTGGGCGGCGATCAGGTCGCCCTTCTTGTCGCCGTTGAAGTCGGCGGCGGTCATCAGGCGTATGCCGCCCCACCCGCTCGCGACGACGGAGGAGCCGGTGATGCCGTTCCTGCCGTTGCCCGGGTAGAGGTAGAGGTTGCCGTTGGTGTTCGCGGCGAGGATGTCGGCCTTGCCGTCGCCGGTGAAGTCCGTGGCGGCCAGCAGACGCATGTTGGTCCACCTGCCCTCGTTGACCTTGACGCGCTTGCCGAACTTGCCCTTGCCGTCGCCGGGCTGGGCGTAGAGGAAGTCGTCGGCCGCGTCGATCGCGAGCAGGTCGGCCTTCTTGTCGCCGTTGAAGTCGGCGGCGGTCATCAGCAGCGCCCACGACCGCCCCGCGGTGGTGGCGATCCAGTCGGCCAGGTCGTCCGTGCGCGTGGCGACGGCGTCGGTGCGGGTCTCGGACTCGCCCAGACAGCCGCCCTGCCGTGAGCGGGTGGCGATGCCCACGAGCGCGACGCCTTCCTCGGCCTCCCGTAGCAGGGGGGCGCCGGTGTCGCCCTTGCACAGGGCGTCGTTCGCGGTGGCACCGGCCAGGGTGAGCTCGGTGTCGGAAAGCGCGCTGATCTTCATCGACGCGGTGTGGGCCGCTCCGGGCACCCATTCGGTCCTGGTGCGGCCGAAGCCGACCGCCTGCAGGGTGTCGCCCTCGCCCGCCGGGGAGGCGGCAAGTTCGATGGGGGCGATGCCGGTGGGGGTGGGTGTCGCGAGGCGGGCCATGACCAGGTCGCCGGTGAGAGAGGGCACGAGCTCCGCGACGTCGGCGGCGTGTCCGCCGGTCCCGGTCAGGGAGCTGCGACCGATGGTCGCGGTGGTCTTGAGGGCCGGCTTGCCCGCGGCGACCTGGGTGGGGTTGACGGGGTCGACGGCGAAGCAGGCCGCGGCGGTCAGCACCCACTGACGGTCCACCAGGGCTCCGGAGCAGGAGCGGGTGGTGTCGCCTTCACCGATGTGGAGGCGGGCGACGGATGCCTCGGTGCCGGCGAGGGCGTCCGGACCGGTAGCGGCGGTGGCGGGCGTACCGGTGAGGATGGCGGCGCCGGTGACGGCGGCGAGGGCCGCGGCGAGCATGGAGCGGTTGCGTGTACGGGACAAGGTGACGCGTTTTCCTGTCTGGGGTAACGGGAGCAGAGGCGTGGCGGGAAGCCGGAAGCGGCGTCAGGCACCGTGGAACACGGCGCGGACGGTGTGCGGCACGTCTGCCTGCCGGGCTGCGGAAGGGTCTTGTGAGCCGGAAACCGTGGGTCAGCCGGTGACGCGCAGCTCGACCAGGACGGAGCGCTCGCCGTTGTC
The genomic region above belongs to Streptomyces marianii and contains:
- a CDS encoding FG-GAP-like repeat-containing protein; the encoded protein is MSRTRNRSMLAAALAAVTGAAILTGTPATAATGPDALAGTEASVARLHIGEGDTTRSCSGALVDRQWVLTAAACFAVDPVNPTQVAAGKPALKTTATIGRSSLTGTGGHAADVAELVPSLTGDLVMARLATPTPTGIAPIELAASPAGEGDTLQAVGFGRTRTEWVPGAAHTASMKISALSDTELTLAGATANDALCKGDTGAPLLREAEEGVALVGIATRSRQGGCLGESETRTDAVATRTDDLADWIATTAGRSWALLMTAADFNGDKKADLLAIDAADDFLYAQPGDGKGKFGKRVKVNEGRWTNMRLLAATDFTGDGKADILAANTNGNLYLYPGNGRNGITGSSVVASGWGGIRLMTAADFNGDKKGDLIAAHTNGNLFFYPGNGKNFASGSVTSTGWTNMRMLSAGDFTGDGKADIYAVHNSGDLYLYSGKGNGTFNTASRTGRGWQSMRLLSEADFNGDQKSDLIAIHTNGSIYAYPGNDKGGFGTPVVTPAPAT